The Fusarium keratoplasticum isolate Fu6.1 chromosome 8, whole genome shotgun sequence genome includes a region encoding these proteins:
- a CDS encoding Pre-mRNA-splicing factor ATP-dependent RNA helicase prp22 translates to MDDLLNLELLSLVSKVTSELQNHVGVGDKTLAEFLIAQRLECSSFNEFRERLAGIAPDFPPSLVESLDRLVLAMHPKFKGKNGAQDEEHHHTRTLEEKEKVFSGLALPDKDPVPDGGADAIDDTLALLEGLEGKAKKDKSARKRSRSPEDDQKDSRRRRRDRSRSRDRRRRDKYRSRSRSQERGDEDWRDGYRDSRKDRRGRRRYDDDDDRFRNAPAPEMDDAPQLHKVYEGHVTGIKDFGAFVNLHNVRGKVDGLVHVSRMVAGQRVSHPSDLLTRGQQVWVKVTSIEGSRVGLSMKDVDQENGQDLEPQARMTTGANMEALGGGARNGFVDPSAGPRDNLGPPRRQKKRMTSPERWEIRQLIASGVAKASDYPDLEEDYNATLRGDGEMELEEDVDIEVREEEPPFLAGQTKQSLELSPIRVVKAPDGSMNRAAMSGTALSKERKELKRQEAEVAANEEPKENLSTAWQDPMADPDKRQFASDLRNARKNQQSEEVPEWKKAVIPKGQSLGKRTNLSIKEQRESLPVFVFRSQLIKAVQENQILIVVGETGSGKTTQLTQYLAEAGFANDGMIGCTQPRRVAAMSVAKRVAEEVGCKLGEEVGYTIRFEDCTSPATKIKYMTDGMLQREILVDPDLSRYSCIMLDEAHERTIATDVLFALLKKTLKRRPDMKVIVTSATLDADKFSAYFNECPIFTIPGRTFPVEVLYSREPESDYLDAALVTVMQIHLTEPKGDILLFLTGQEEIDTACEVLYERMKALGPNVPELIILPVYASLPTEMQSRIFEPAPPGSRKVVIATNIAETSITIDEIYYVVDPGFVKQNAYDPKLGMDSLVVTPISQAQANQRSGRAGRTGPGKCFRLYTEAAYQSEMLPTTIPEIQRQNLSTTILMLKAMGINDLLHFDFMDPPPINTMLTALEELYALSALDDEGLLTRLGRKMADFPMEPSLAKVLIAAVELECAEEVLSIVSMLNISTVFYRPKEKQSQADQKKAKFHDPHGDHLTLLNVYNSWKHSGYSAPWCFENFIQARSMRRAKDVRDQIVKIMDRYKHPIASCGRATEKVRRALCAGFFRNAARKDPQEGYKTLTEGTPVYLHPSSALFGKQAEWVIYHELVLTTKEYMHCTTSIEPKWLVEAAPTFFKVAPTDRLSKRKKAERIQPLYNKFANEDDWRLSAQRKGGRGGGGGGTWG, encoded by the coding sequence ATGGACGACCTTTTGAACCTTGAGCTTTTGTCGCTCGTCTCAAAGGTCACGTCGGAACTCCAGAACCACGTCGGCGTCGGCGACAAAACCTTGGCCGAGTTCCTGATCGCGCAGCGTCTAGAATGCAGCTCCTTCAACGAGTTCCGCGAGAGACTCGCGGGCATCGCCCCGGACTTTCCGCCCAGTTTAgtcgagagccttgaccGCCTTGTCCTGGCTATGCACCCAAAGTTCAAGGGCAAGAACGGCGCCCAAGACGAAGAACACCACCACACGCGAAcgctcgaggagaaggagaaagtCTTCAGCGGGCTTGCGCTTCCGGATAAGGACCCCGTACCTGACGGTGGAGCCGATGCGATCGACGATACCCTGGCGCTTCTCGAAGGCTTGGAAGGAAAGGCGAAAAAGGACAAGAGCGCGAGGAAACGGAGTCGAAGCCCTGAGGACGACCAGAAAGATTCAAGGCGCAGGAGAAGAGACCGATCGCGCTCGAGAGACCGGCGCAGGCGAGACAAATACCGATCGCGATCGCGGTCGCAAGAACGAGGCGACGAAGACTGGCGAGATGGCTATCGCGATTCGCGCAAGGACCGACGAGGTCGTCGACGatacgacgacgacgatgaccgCTTCCGCAACGCCCCGGCGCCCGAGATGGACGATGCGCCACAATTACACAAGGTCTACGAGGGACATGTTACAggcatcaaggactttgGCGCCTTTGTCAACCTGCATAATGTTAGGGGCAAAGTCGACGGTTTGGTCCACGTCTCGCGCATGGTTGCTGGGCAGCGAGTCAGCCACCCCTCTGATCTCTTGACACGAGGACAACAGGTCTGGGTGAAGGTTACAAGCATCGAAGGGAGTAGAGTTGGGTTGTCGATGAAGGACGTCGATCAAGAAAATGGCCAAGATCTGGAACCGCAAGCTCGCATGACAACTGGCGCCAACATGGAAGCactgggaggaggagcaagaaATGGCTTCGTGGACCCATCAGCCGGGCCACGAGACAACTTGGGCCCGCCACGACGGCAAAAGAAGAGAATGACCTCACCAGAGAGGTGGGAGATAAGACAGTTGATCGCATCAGGAGTAGCCAAGGCTTCTGACTACCCCGACCTGGAGGAAGACTACAACGCGACGTTACGCGGTGATGGCGAAATGGAGCtggaagaggatgtcgatATTGAAGTGCGCGAGGAGGAGCCTCCTTTCTTGGCTGGCCAAACCAAGCAATCGCTTGAGCTGTCACCAATTCGAGTCGTTAAGGCACCAGACGGCTCCATGAACCGAGCAGCCATGTCAGGAACTGCCTTGTCCAAGGAGCGAAAGGAACTGAAGCGACAGGAAGCTGAAGTTGCTGCTAATGAGGAGCCTAAGGAGAATCTTTCTACGGCGTGGCAGGATCCTATGGCAGACCCCGACAAGCGACAATTTGCCAGCGACCTCAGAAACGCGAGAAAGAACCAACAGTCAGAAGAGGTTCCCGAATGGAAAAAGGCCGTCATTCCAAAGGGCCAATCCCTGGGCAAGCGTACAAACCTGAGCATCAAGGAGCAACGAGAGTCCTTGCCCGTCTTTGTCTTCCGAAGTcagctcatcaaggccgtTCAGGAGAACCAAATCTTGATTGTTGTCGGAGAGACAGGTTCTGGAAAGACAACACAGCTGACACAATACCTGGCTGAAGCTGGTTTTGCCAATGATGGCATGATCGGCTGCACACAGCCTCGTCGTGTCGCTGCCATGTCAGTCGCCAAGCGAGTCGCCGAAGAAGTTGGCTgcaagcttggagaagaggttgGCTACACGATCCGCTTCGAGGACTGTACTAGCCCGGCCACCAAGATCAAGTACATGACGGATGGTATGCTTCAGCGTGAGATTCTCGTTGATCCAGACCTGTCAAGATACTCGTGTATCATGCTTGACGAGGCCCACGAGCGTACCATTGCCACCGATGTCCTCTTTGccttgctgaagaagaccCTCAAACGACGACCTGACATGAAGGTCATCGTCACTTCTGCGACTCTCGATGCCGACAAGTTCTCGGCTTACTTTAACGAATGTCCAATCTTCACCATTCCCGGCCGAACATTTCCTGTCGAAGTTCTCTACTCCAGGGAGCCTGAATCTGATTATTTGGATGCGGCTCTGGTCACGGTGATGCAGATTCACCTTACCGAGCCCAAGGGTGACATTCTGCTGTTCTTGACAGGTCAAGAAGAAATCGACACAGCCTGCGAGGTCCTATACGAGAGAATGAAGGCGTTAGGGCCTAACGTGCCTGAACTCATCATTCTCCCTGTTTACGCGTCGCTTCCCACCGAGATGCAGAGTCGAATCTTCGAGCCAGCGCCCCCTGGCAGCCGCAAGGTTGTCATCGCCACCAACATTGCTGAGACTTCGATCACCATCGATGAGATCTACTACGTCGTGGACCCCGGTTTCGTGAAGCAGAATGCATACGATCCTAAGCTGGGAATGGACTCTCTGGTGGTTACCCCTATTTCGCAGGCCCAGGCGAACCAAAGATCCGGCAGAGCTGGCCGAACCGGCCCCGGAAAGTGTTTCCGATTGTACACAGAAGCTGCGTATCAGTCAGAGATGTTGCCGACTACCATCCCTGAAATTCAGCGACAGAATTTGTCTACGACGATTCTtatgctcaaggccatgggcaTCAACGACCTGCTGCATTTCGACTTTATGGACCCCCCTCCGATCAACACCATGCTTACCGCATTGGAGGAGCTGTATGCGCTTAGCGCCCTGGACGATGAAGGCCTCCTGACTCGGCTGGGCAGAAAGATGGCCGACTTCCCCATGGAGCCCTCCCTTGCCAAGGTCCTCATCGCTGCCGTTGAGCTCGAGTGCGCCGAAGAAGTGCTCAGCATTGTTTCCATGCTCAACATCTCGACCGTGTTTTATCgccccaaggagaagcagtCACAAGCCGAccagaagaaggcaaagTTCCACGACCCTCATGGCGACCACCTCACCCTGCTCAACGTGTACAACTCATGGAAGCACAGTGGATACTCAGCCCCCTGGTGCTTTGAGAACTTTATCCAGGCGCGTTCCATGCGTCGTGCAAAGGATGTTCGTGACCAAATCGTTAAGATCATGGATCGGTACAAACATCCTATCGCCTCGTGTGGACGCGCAACCGAAAAGGTGCGCCGTGCTTTATGCGCAGGCTTCTTCCGCAACGCGGCGCGCAAGGACCCGCAGGAGGGATACAAGACGCTGACTGAGGGGACACCTGTATATCTGCATCCAAGCTCAGCCCTGTTTGGCAAGCAGGCTGAGTGGGTGATTTACCATGAGCTTGTGTTGACTACCAAGGAGTACATGCACTGCACGACAAGCATCGAGCCAAAGTGGCTCGTGGAGGCTGCGCCGACCTTCTTCAAGGTTGCACCAACGGATCGACTgagcaagaggaagaaggcagagAGGATCCAGCCACTGTACAACAAGTTTGCAAACGAGGATGACTGGCGTTTGAGTGCACAGAGGAAGGGAGGTAGaggcggtggtggcggcggaACATGGGGATAA